From the genome of bacterium, one region includes:
- a CDS encoding aminopeptidase P family protein, producing the protein MKTKEKLRALRAHMKQSGLHAYLVPSSDAHNSEYIPECWQRRAYISGFTGSAGEVLVTSSNAALWTDSRYFLQAERELAGSGIKLQKIGIAGTPDPIGWLKSQLPKGGKVGVNPQLVSKQRCDALRAELADVGLQLVLVTRDLVDAVWPNRPALPTTPLEVHELKYSGESVISKLKRVRTEMKRRGAVAHVLNELDAIAWLFNLRGRDVEYNPVFIAYAIVRESSVHLYLDLRKVTPAVRKHLGKHVTLHRYEAFGDALKGLAKSRGKVWLHDATATQWMFSQVGKAQLITERSPITLLKAMKTAHQIKGMQAAHVRDGVAMVKFLAWVDANIGKVPMSELSLEVELERARTASALYRGPSFSPIIGYGPNGAVVHYRAVQATSKQVKARSIMVVDSGGQYPDGTTDITRVVPCGPPSRAQKEHFTRVLKGHIGIVTTPFPKGTRGPQLEVLARRSLWMAGLNYLHGTGHGIGHYLCVHEGPASLAPRFPNEILQPGMVLSNEPGYYKDGEYGIRIENLVYVAEDKVRPGFLKFENLTLCPIDTRLIEVKYLTEAERKYLNDYHARVRKTLGSKLRGPAKAWLLKMTRAI; encoded by the coding sequence GTGAAGACAAAAGAAAAATTACGCGCACTACGCGCACACATGAAGCAGTCGGGACTCCATGCCTATCTGGTACCGAGCTCCGACGCACACAACAGCGAGTACATTCCCGAATGCTGGCAGCGCCGGGCCTATATCAGCGGTTTCACCGGTTCGGCAGGTGAAGTGCTGGTCACGTCGTCGAACGCGGCATTGTGGACGGACTCGCGCTATTTCCTGCAGGCCGAGCGCGAACTGGCTGGCTCGGGAATCAAATTGCAGAAAATCGGCATAGCAGGTACGCCGGACCCGATTGGGTGGCTTAAGTCGCAATTGCCCAAGGGCGGCAAAGTTGGCGTGAATCCGCAGTTGGTGTCCAAGCAGCGCTGCGATGCGTTGCGCGCCGAGCTTGCGGACGTCGGCTTGCAGTTGGTGCTGGTGACGCGCGACCTCGTGGATGCCGTCTGGCCGAACCGCCCGGCGCTGCCGACCACGCCGCTGGAAGTACACGAACTGAAGTACTCAGGCGAGAGTGTTATCAGCAAGCTAAAGCGCGTGCGGACGGAGATGAAACGGCGCGGCGCAGTGGCGCATGTGCTGAATGAATTGGACGCGATCGCCTGGCTGTTCAATTTGCGGGGCCGTGACGTCGAGTACAATCCGGTGTTTATCGCCTACGCGATTGTCCGCGAATCGTCGGTGCATCTGTACCTTGATTTGCGCAAGGTCACTCCGGCGGTGCGCAAGCATTTGGGCAAACATGTGACTTTGCATCGTTATGAAGCCTTTGGTGACGCGCTGAAGGGGCTGGCGAAATCGCGCGGGAAAGTTTGGCTGCACGATGCGACGGCGACTCAATGGATGTTTTCGCAGGTCGGCAAGGCGCAATTGATCACGGAGCGATCGCCGATCACGCTGCTCAAGGCCATGAAGACCGCGCATCAGATCAAAGGCATGCAGGCTGCGCATGTGCGCGACGGCGTGGCGATGGTCAAGTTCCTCGCGTGGGTGGATGCCAATATAGGCAAGGTGCCGATGAGTGAACTGTCGCTCGAGGTCGAACTCGAGCGGGCGCGCACGGCCAGCGCACTCTATCGTGGTCCGAGCTTTTCCCCGATTATCGGCTACGGTCCGAATGGCGCGGTGGTGCACTATCGCGCCGTGCAAGCGACGAGCAAGCAGGTCAAGGCGCGCAGCATCATGGTCGTAGACTCGGGCGGTCAGTATCCCGACGGCACGACGGATATCACGCGTGTTGTACCATGCGGTCCGCCGTCGCGGGCACAGAAGGAGCATTTCACGCGCGTGCTGAAGGGGCACATCGGGATTGTCACCACGCCGTTCCCCAAGGGGACGCGCGGTCCGCAGCTTGAAGTGCTGGCGCGGCGTTCATTGTGGATGGCCGGTTTGAACTACTTGCATGGCACGGGCCACGGCATCGGCCACTATTTGTGCGTGCACGAAGGTCCCGCCTCGCTTGCTCCGCGCTTCCCCAATGAGATCTTGCAGCCGGGCATGGTGCTGTCGAATGAACCGGGCTACTATAAGGACGGCGAGTACGGGATTCGCATCGAGAATCTCGTGTACGTCGCCGAAGACAAGGTGCGGCCGGGCTTCTTGAAGTTTGAGAATCTGACCCTTTGTCCGATTGATACGCGCCTGATTGAAGTCAAGTATTTGACGGAAGCGGAGCGCAAGTACCTGAATGATTATCATGCGCGGGTGCGCAAAACGCTCGGTTCAAAGCTGCGCGGTCCGGCGAAGGCTTGGCTGCTCAAGATGACGCGCGCGATTTGA
- a CDS encoding UDP-glucose/GDP-mannose dehydrogenase family protein, whose protein sequence is MRISVFGLGYVGCVSAACLCEAGHEVWGIDVDQTKVNFLLEGKSPIVEKELPELIAKHRAAGRLNATTSVAEAVRATDLSLVCVGTPSLPSGALNTEYARRVCEQIGEAIKGLDRVHTVIIRSTLLPGTTRKELLPRLEKFSGKAEGSGFYIAYNPEFLREGSAVADFFGPPKTVIGADRELAAQQVADLYKGLPGAFHNCKIEEAELVKYADNAFHAVKVVFGNEVGAIAKSVGVDSHRVMEIFCTDTKLNLSPYYLKPGFAFGGSCLPKDVRALTACARQHNLETPLLFSLMESNEESVKRAVKAVQAFGKKKVGVLGLAFKAGTDDMRESPVVELVETLLGKGYDLKIYDRNVSLARLMGANKAFIESAIPHLADLLCDSPDEIAAHAEVVLVTYKDHEFDDVLGKLSRQQIVYDLARVPGTDRIHAEYHGICW, encoded by the coding sequence ATGAGAATCAGCGTTTTCGGGTTAGGCTACGTCGGCTGCGTTTCTGCCGCCTGTTTGTGCGAAGCCGGACATGAAGTCTGGGGTATTGACGTTGACCAAACCAAAGTTAACTTCCTCCTTGAAGGGAAGAGTCCGATCGTCGAAAAAGAGCTGCCTGAGCTGATCGCGAAACATCGCGCCGCCGGTAGACTCAATGCAACCACTTCTGTTGCCGAAGCCGTTCGAGCGACCGACCTGTCGCTCGTCTGCGTCGGAACCCCATCGCTCCCGTCGGGTGCATTGAACACAGAGTACGCCCGCCGTGTCTGTGAACAGATCGGTGAAGCCATTAAAGGACTCGATCGCGTTCACACCGTGATCATTCGCAGCACCTTGCTGCCCGGCACGACACGCAAAGAGCTCCTGCCACGTCTGGAGAAATTCTCCGGAAAGGCCGAGGGCAGCGGCTTTTACATCGCCTACAACCCGGAGTTCCTGCGTGAAGGTTCGGCAGTTGCCGACTTCTTCGGACCGCCCAAGACCGTCATCGGCGCTGATCGTGAACTCGCGGCGCAACAGGTGGCCGACCTGTATAAGGGACTCCCCGGCGCATTCCACAATTGCAAAATTGAAGAGGCGGAACTGGTCAAGTATGCCGACAACGCCTTCCATGCCGTCAAGGTCGTATTCGGCAACGAAGTCGGGGCGATTGCCAAGTCGGTCGGTGTGGACAGCCATCGCGTGATGGAGATCTTCTGCACGGACACCAAGCTCAATTTGTCGCCGTACTACCTCAAACCCGGTTTCGCCTTCGGCGGCTCGTGCCTGCCCAAGGACGTTCGCGCGTTGACTGCCTGTGCGCGGCAGCACAATCTCGAAACGCCGCTCCTGTTCTCCTTGATGGAATCGAACGAAGAATCCGTCAAGCGCGCCGTCAAGGCCGTGCAGGCCTTTGGTAAGAAAAAGGTCGGCGTCCTCGGGCTTGCCTTTAAAGCCGGCACGGACGACATGCGCGAGAGCCCGGTCGTCGAGTTGGTCGAAACGCTGCTCGGCAAGGGATACGATCTCAAAATCTATGACCGCAACGTCTCGCTTGCCCGTTTGATGGGCGCCAACAAGGCCTTCATCGAGTCGGCCATCCCGCATCTGGCTGATCTGCTGTGCGACAGCCCTGACGAAATCGCCGCGCATGCCGAAGTCGTGCTGGTCACCTACAAGGATCACGAGTTCGACGACGTGCTGGGTAAGCTGTCGCGCCAACAGATCGTCTATGATCTTGCCCGCGTTCCCGGGACGGATCGCATTCACGCGGAGTATCATGGCATCTGCTGGTAA
- a CDS encoding gamma carbonic anhydrase family protein encodes MALILPYQQLTPKIDPSAWLSPTAVVTGDVVIGPECSVWFGTVVRGDVNWVRIGAQVNLQDGVICHVTINRAPLTIEDCVSVGHGAIVHGCTLRRGCLVGIGARVLDLAVVGEESLIAAGSVVLESTIVPPGELWAGIPAKKKRDLSPEERLGLLSTAARYVQYRLHYQGQDAPIRDEWLPKG; translated from the coding sequence GTGGCCCTAATCTTGCCCTATCAACAGTTGACGCCCAAGATTGACCCATCGGCTTGGTTGTCGCCTACAGCGGTCGTCACAGGAGATGTCGTGATCGGCCCCGAGTGTTCAGTCTGGTTTGGGACGGTCGTTCGCGGCGATGTAAACTGGGTGCGCATCGGCGCACAGGTGAATCTGCAGGACGGCGTGATCTGTCACGTGACGATCAACCGTGCACCACTCACCATCGAAGATTGCGTTTCCGTGGGGCACGGCGCGATTGTTCACGGCTGCACCCTGAGGCGCGGCTGTCTGGTCGGCATCGGCGCCAGAGTCTTGGACCTCGCCGTCGTCGGCGAAGAGTCGCTGATCGCAGCAGGTTCCGTGGTGCTTGAGAGTACCATCGTCCCGCCCGGAGAGTTGTGGGCCGGTATTCCCGCCAAAAAGAAACGTGACCTGTCGCCGGAAGAACGGCTGGGCCTCTTGTCCACCGCCGCGCGTTATGTCCAGTATCGTTTGCACTATCAAGGCCAGGATGCGCCGATCCGCGACGAATGGCTGCCCAAAGGATAA
- a CDS encoding cold shock domain-containing protein, with translation MDTGVVKWFSQKKGFGFIESSAGAEVFVHYSSIQGRGYRVLEPGDRVQYEAVPGPKGDQAYHVVVLS, from the coding sequence ATGGACACCGGTGTGGTGAAGTGGTTCTCACAGAAGAAAGGCTTCGGCTTCATTGAATCGTCCGCAGGTGCCGAAGTATTTGTGCATTACTCTTCGATACAGGGCCGGGGCTATCGAGTGCTTGAACCCGGTGATCGTGTGCAGTACGAAGCTGTTCCCGGTCCCAAGGGTGATCAAGCCTATCACGTCGTCGTTTTGTCCTGA
- a CDS encoding glycosyltransferase family 4 protein has product MASAGKVLVLVENLSVPFDRRVWQESLALARAGYQVSVICPRMVDKKPFEMLEGVAIYRYPMPYTANRAIGYALEYSWAMLFTFLYACFVFVRRGFKVVHGCNPPDLFFAVVMPFKLFGVKYVFDQHDLSPETFESKFPGREGLLLTILKKLEWWTYRTAKAVISTNESYRKIACERGHLKPEQQFIVRSAPDLNKFSPLPPNPEWKRGKRYLAAYLGTMGAQDGLDYLLRAAKIIVHDWGREDLHFVLMGGGENLSVLKELASELKLDGIVEFTGRVSNEQVREVLSTADVCLAPDPINPLNTHCTMNKILEYMAMGRPIVSYRLTESHYSAREAATYAQDNDIEDFARQTLALLDDPERRATMGAFGQKRLHDELSWDHSVVQLLRAYDFAFGRAK; this is encoded by the coding sequence ATGGCATCTGCTGGTAAGGTCCTGGTCTTAGTCGAGAATCTTTCCGTACCCTTCGACCGGCGTGTCTGGCAGGAGTCGCTGGCGCTCGCCCGTGCCGGCTATCAGGTTAGCGTTATCTGCCCGCGGATGGTGGACAAAAAGCCCTTCGAAATGCTCGAAGGCGTGGCCATCTACCGCTACCCGATGCCATACACTGCCAACCGTGCCATCGGCTATGCCCTCGAGTATTCGTGGGCGATGCTGTTCACGTTCCTGTATGCCTGCTTTGTCTTCGTCCGGCGCGGTTTTAAGGTCGTGCACGGCTGTAACCCGCCTGACCTCTTCTTCGCCGTCGTCATGCCCTTCAAGCTGTTCGGCGTGAAGTATGTTTTCGACCAGCATGATCTTTCGCCCGAGACCTTTGAGTCCAAGTTCCCGGGACGAGAGGGGTTACTGCTAACGATCTTGAAGAAACTCGAGTGGTGGACCTATCGCACGGCCAAGGCCGTCATTTCCACCAATGAGTCCTATCGCAAGATCGCGTGCGAGCGCGGTCATCTGAAACCCGAGCAACAGTTCATTGTGCGCAGTGCGCCGGACCTGAACAAATTCAGCCCGCTGCCGCCCAATCCTGAGTGGAAGCGCGGCAAACGCTATCTTGCGGCCTATCTCGGCACCATGGGCGCTCAGGATGGACTCGACTATCTGTTGCGCGCTGCCAAGATCATCGTTCACGACTGGGGCAGGGAGGATTTGCACTTCGTCCTCATGGGCGGCGGCGAAAACCTCTCCGTGCTAAAAGAGCTCGCCTCTGAGTTGAAACTCGACGGCATCGTTGAGTTCACGGGCCGCGTCTCGAATGAACAGGTCCGCGAGGTGCTCTCAACCGCCGACGTCTGTCTCGCACCCGATCCGATCAACCCGCTCAATACCCATTGCACGATGAACAAGATTCTCGAGTATATGGCGATGGGGCGGCCGATTGTGTCGTATCGTCTCACCGAGTCTCACTACTCGGCCCGTGAGGCCGCAACCTACGCGCAGGACAATGATATCGAGGACTTCGCGCGGCAAACGCTGGCGTTGCTCGACGATCCGGAACGCCGGGCCACCATGGGAGCGTTTGGCCAGAAGCGTCTGCACGACGAGCTATCCTGGGACCACAGCGTCGTCCAATTACTGCGCGCCTATGACTTTGCTTTCGGGCGGGCGAAATAA
- a CDS encoding class I SAM-dependent methyltransferase — protein MTCPLCYSNSTTSTPLPAERRGWCCAECGLIALDPAQQLTLETERERYLLHRNARHDIEYVAFLERLVAPLVAVVTPPADVLDFGSGPAPVMAELLQARGYRVTLYDPLFANDDAALVRQYHAIACCETAEHFRQPAKEWQRMCAGLMPGGVLAVMTLLYEDADLSNWWYARDPTHVCFYALRTVEWLACKNDFEILQCDGRVIILRKSKRDSSGPRLLFQLRNANQIARVILSSQAFAGPRSFEPSVLRTRA, from the coding sequence ATGACTTGTCCACTCTGCTATTCCAACTCAACCACTTCCACACCGCTGCCCGCCGAGCGGCGGGGCTGGTGCTGCGCCGAATGCGGGCTAATCGCCCTCGATCCGGCGCAACAGCTTACCCTTGAAACCGAGCGCGAACGCTACCTGTTGCATCGCAATGCCCGACACGATATCGAGTATGTGGCCTTTCTTGAGCGACTCGTGGCGCCGCTCGTCGCCGTTGTCACCCCTCCGGCTGACGTCCTCGACTTCGGCAGCGGCCCGGCGCCCGTGATGGCCGAGCTGCTGCAAGCACGCGGCTACCGTGTGACACTCTACGATCCTCTGTTCGCCAATGACGATGCCGCCTTGGTCAGGCAATACCATGCTATCGCCTGCTGCGAAACCGCCGAGCACTTTCGCCAGCCCGCGAAGGAATGGCAACGCATGTGCGCGGGCCTCATGCCCGGCGGAGTGCTGGCCGTCATGACCCTCCTCTATGAAGACGCCGACCTGTCGAACTGGTGGTACGCCCGCGATCCCACGCACGTCTGCTTTTACGCCTTGCGAACAGTCGAGTGGCTCGCCTGCAAGAACGATTTCGAGATTCTCCAATGCGATGGCCGCGTGATTATCTTGCGTAAAAGTAAACGGGACTCAAGCGGGCCCCGTTTACTTTTTCAATTACGAAACGCGAATCAAATCGCGCGCGTCATCTTGAGCAGCCAAGCCTTCGCCGGACCGCGCAGCTTTGAACCGAGCGTTTTGCGCACCCGCGCATGA